The Meleagris gallopavo isolate NT-WF06-2002-E0010 breed Aviagen turkey brand Nicholas breeding stock chromosome 10, Turkey_5.1, whole genome shotgun sequence genome contains a region encoding:
- the PARS2 gene encoding probable proline--tRNA ligase, mitochondrial isoform X3, protein MEKLIRLIDGAMRNIGGQKVNMPSLSSAELWRASGRWEQMGPELFRLADRHSKEYCLGPTHEEAVTELVAAHSNLSYRHLPLRLYQVTRKFRDEPKPRFGLLRSREFYMKDMYTFDTSEEAARHTYELVCRAYRSLFKHLGLRCVQVRAATGTIGGTASHEFQLPADIGEDRLVLCPAGHFAANVEMVDEEQTACPTCGEKLTQSRGIEVGHTFYLGTKYSSVHNAVFYTPENKLQLAEMGCYGLGVTRILAASIEVLSTEDSIRWPSLIAPFQACFIPPKKGSKEEEGAVLLEQLYDDVAEALPCLVGDVVLDDRTQMTIGKRLKDANKLGYPYVVIAGRRACEDPPVFEVWDQSTGTVLYLTKEGVIELLSKVQLP, encoded by the coding sequence ATGGAGAAGCTGATCCGCCTGATCGACGGCGCCATGCGGAACATCGGCGGGCAGAAGGTGAACATGCCCAGCCTGagctctgctgagctgtggcGGGCCAGTGGGCGCTGGGAGCAGATGGGGCCGGAGCTGTTCCGCTTGGCTGACCGGCACAGCAAGGAGTACTGCCTGGGCCCCACGCATGAGGAGGCTGTCACCGAACTGGTGGCTGCACACAGCAACCTGTCCTACAGGCACCTCCCACTGCGCCTCTATCAGGTGACCAGAAAGTTCCGGGATGAGCCCAAGCCCCGCTTTGGCTTGCTGCGTAGCAGGGAGTTCTACATGAAGGACATGTACACCTTTGACACCTCTGAGGAGGCAGCACGTCACACCTATGAGCTGGTGTGCAGAGCCTACCGAAGCCTCTTCAAGCACCTGGGCCTGCGCTGTGTCCAAGTGCGGGCAGCCACTGGCACCATTGGTGGCACTGCATCCCATGAGTTCCAGCTGCCGGCTGACATCGGCGAGGACAGGTTggtgctgtgccctgctgggCATTTCGCAGCTAATGTGGAGATGGTAGATGAAGAGCAAACAGCGTGCCCTACCTGCGGAGAAAAACtcacccagagcagagggatCGAAGTGGGGCACACATTTTATCTGGGTACCAAGTATTCCTCTGTCCACAATGCTGTCTTCTACACGCCCGAGAACAAGCTCCAGCTAGCAGAAATGGGCTGCTATGGGCTGGGTGTCACTCGCATCCTGGCAGCATCCATTGAGGTGCTGTCTACAGAGGACAGCATCCGCTGGCCAAGCCTCATTGCTCCCTTCCAGGCGTGCTTCATCCCCCCCAAGAAAGGcagcaaggaggaggagggagccgtgctgctggagcagctctaTGATGATGTGGCTGAAGCCCTGCCTTGCCTGGTGGGCGATGTGGTGCTGGATGACAGGACGCAGATGACAATTGGCAAAAGGCTGAAAGATGCCAACAAGCTGGGGTACCCCTACGTGGTGATAGCCGGGAGGAGAGCTTGTGAGGACCCCCCGGTCTTTGAGGTTTGGGATCAGAGCACTGGCACGGTTTTGTACCTCACCAAGGAAGGTGTCATTGAGTTACTGAGTAAAGTGCAACTCCCTTGA
- the PARS2 gene encoding probable proline--tRNA ligase, mitochondrial isoform X2 codes for MLQGGLIHPASPGCYHLLPPAVRSMEKLIRLIDGAMRNIGGQKVNMPSLSSAELWRASGRWEQMGPELFRLADRHSKEYCLGPTHEEAVTELVAAHSNLSYRHLPLRLYQVTRKFRDEPKPRFGLLRSREFYMKDMYTFDTSEEAARHTYELVCRAYRSLFKHLGLRCVQVRAATGTIGGTASHEFQLPADIGEDRLVLCPAGHFAANVEMVDEEQTACPTCGEKLTQSRGIEVGHTFYLGTKYSSVHNAVFYTPENKLQLAEMGCYGLGVTRILAASIEVLSTEDSIRWPSLIAPFQACFIPPKKGSKEEEGAVLLEQLYDDVAEALPCLVGDVVLDDRTQMTIGKRLKDANKLGYPYVVIAGRRACEDPPVFEVWDQSTGTVLYLTKEGVIELLSKVQLP; via the coding sequence ATGCTGCAGGGTGGCCTCATCCATCCCGCCAGCCCCGGCTGCTACCACCTCCTGCCACCTGCCGTGCGCTCCATGGAGAAGCTGATCCGCCTGATCGACGGCGCCATGCGGAACATCGGCGGGCAGAAGGTGAACATGCCCAGCCTGagctctgctgagctgtggcGGGCCAGTGGGCGCTGGGAGCAGATGGGGCCGGAGCTGTTCCGCTTGGCTGACCGGCACAGCAAGGAGTACTGCCTGGGCCCCACGCATGAGGAGGCTGTCACCGAACTGGTGGCTGCACACAGCAACCTGTCCTACAGGCACCTCCCACTGCGCCTCTATCAGGTGACCAGAAAGTTCCGGGATGAGCCCAAGCCCCGCTTTGGCTTGCTGCGTAGCAGGGAGTTCTACATGAAGGACATGTACACCTTTGACACCTCTGAGGAGGCAGCACGTCACACCTATGAGCTGGTGTGCAGAGCCTACCGAAGCCTCTTCAAGCACCTGGGCCTGCGCTGTGTCCAAGTGCGGGCAGCCACTGGCACCATTGGTGGCACTGCATCCCATGAGTTCCAGCTGCCGGCTGACATCGGCGAGGACAGGTTggtgctgtgccctgctgggCATTTCGCAGCTAATGTGGAGATGGTAGATGAAGAGCAAACAGCGTGCCCTACCTGCGGAGAAAAACtcacccagagcagagggatCGAAGTGGGGCACACATTTTATCTGGGTACCAAGTATTCCTCTGTCCACAATGCTGTCTTCTACACGCCCGAGAACAAGCTCCAGCTAGCAGAAATGGGCTGCTATGGGCTGGGTGTCACTCGCATCCTGGCAGCATCCATTGAGGTGCTGTCTACAGAGGACAGCATCCGCTGGCCAAGCCTCATTGCTCCCTTCCAGGCGTGCTTCATCCCCCCCAAGAAAGGcagcaaggaggaggagggagccgtgctgctggagcagctctaTGATGATGTGGCTGAAGCCCTGCCTTGCCTGGTGGGCGATGTGGTGCTGGATGACAGGACGCAGATGACAATTGGCAAAAGGCTGAAAGATGCCAACAAGCTGGGGTACCCCTACGTGGTGATAGCCGGGAGGAGAGCTTGTGAGGACCCCCCGGTCTTTGAGGTTTGGGATCAGAGCACTGGCACGGTTTTGTACCTCACCAAGGAAGGTGTCATTGAGTTACTGAGTAAAGTGCAACTCCCTTGA
- the PARS2 gene encoding probable proline--tRNA ligase, mitochondrial isoform X1: MLGLLRMGLPVLRAAAGPQLQARSSQHDASAHARLLLSQLFQPLNLQVGGVAGCESQAAELSCRSHRLMLQGGLIHPASPGCYHLLPPAVRSMEKLIRLIDGAMRNIGGQKVNMPSLSSAELWRASGRWEQMGPELFRLADRHSKEYCLGPTHEEAVTELVAAHSNLSYRHLPLRLYQVTRKFRDEPKPRFGLLRSREFYMKDMYTFDTSEEAARHTYELVCRAYRSLFKHLGLRCVQVRAATGTIGGTASHEFQLPADIGEDRLVLCPAGHFAANVEMVDEEQTACPTCGEKLTQSRGIEVGHTFYLGTKYSSVHNAVFYTPENKLQLAEMGCYGLGVTRILAASIEVLSTEDSIRWPSLIAPFQACFIPPKKGSKEEEGAVLLEQLYDDVAEALPCLVGDVVLDDRTQMTIGKRLKDANKLGYPYVVIAGRRACEDPPVFEVWDQSTGTVLYLTKEGVIELLSKVQLP; the protein is encoded by the coding sequence ATGCTGGGCTTGCTGCGGATGGGGCTCcctgtgctcagagcagctgcaggccCACAGCTGCAGGCCCGCAGCTCCCAGCACGATGCTTCAGCTCACGCCCGCCTGTTGCTCTCGCAGCTCTTCCAGCCTCTGAACCTGCAGGTGGGTGGTGTGGCAGGATGCGAGagccaggcagcagagctgagctgccgCAGCCACCGGCTGATGCTGCAGGGTGGCCTCATCCATCCCGCCAGCCCCGGCTGCTACCACCTCCTGCCACCTGCCGTGCGCTCCATGGAGAAGCTGATCCGCCTGATCGACGGCGCCATGCGGAACATCGGCGGGCAGAAGGTGAACATGCCCAGCCTGagctctgctgagctgtggcGGGCCAGTGGGCGCTGGGAGCAGATGGGGCCGGAGCTGTTCCGCTTGGCTGACCGGCACAGCAAGGAGTACTGCCTGGGCCCCACGCATGAGGAGGCTGTCACCGAACTGGTGGCTGCACACAGCAACCTGTCCTACAGGCACCTCCCACTGCGCCTCTATCAGGTGACCAGAAAGTTCCGGGATGAGCCCAAGCCCCGCTTTGGCTTGCTGCGTAGCAGGGAGTTCTACATGAAGGACATGTACACCTTTGACACCTCTGAGGAGGCAGCACGTCACACCTATGAGCTGGTGTGCAGAGCCTACCGAAGCCTCTTCAAGCACCTGGGCCTGCGCTGTGTCCAAGTGCGGGCAGCCACTGGCACCATTGGTGGCACTGCATCCCATGAGTTCCAGCTGCCGGCTGACATCGGCGAGGACAGGTTggtgctgtgccctgctgggCATTTCGCAGCTAATGTGGAGATGGTAGATGAAGAGCAAACAGCGTGCCCTACCTGCGGAGAAAAACtcacccagagcagagggatCGAAGTGGGGCACACATTTTATCTGGGTACCAAGTATTCCTCTGTCCACAATGCTGTCTTCTACACGCCCGAGAACAAGCTCCAGCTAGCAGAAATGGGCTGCTATGGGCTGGGTGTCACTCGCATCCTGGCAGCATCCATTGAGGTGCTGTCTACAGAGGACAGCATCCGCTGGCCAAGCCTCATTGCTCCCTTCCAGGCGTGCTTCATCCCCCCCAAGAAAGGcagcaaggaggaggagggagccgtgctgctggagcagctctaTGATGATGTGGCTGAAGCCCTGCCTTGCCTGGTGGGCGATGTGGTGCTGGATGACAGGACGCAGATGACAATTGGCAAAAGGCTGAAAGATGCCAACAAGCTGGGGTACCCCTACGTGGTGATAGCCGGGAGGAGAGCTTGTGAGGACCCCCCGGTCTTTGAGGTTTGGGATCAGAGCACTGGCACGGTTTTGTACCTCACCAAGGAAGGTGTCATTGAGTTACTGAGTAAAGTGCAACTCCCTTGA
- the LEXM gene encoding lymphocyte expansion molecule isoform X2 — MGSQGTALASGWARAEAGSRAIQLPHFQFKVMLKKRKQQQERLGPGTYNIRDFLQETQPSSLRGICDTREQRFRESQRDCFPGPGTYGPQGNPYALLEERDKRSASTRGLMDSRTEKCVFQTAMGSGLGPGTYSPWSSTEEQLRQAGRRIPCQVFSRDKLKPAGGRRRNGEGEGTELYAGTAKGFLDELMSKENKKKGCFSTLPRNPGCPTERIFWATLSQCPRDAYAVGPGSYDPKPVERSAVFNQPPFWSSAKRFDRKAERLFMGNENPVGVGRYNVTRCEKYPRKIRYQSLYRSDTQRYLSSLKQYAYLLERLKPAAKNKWSHLISAPRCPDTCEESTAVFQM; from the exons ATGGGCAGCCAG GGGACAGCACTGGCCTCTGGCTGGGCCAGAGCAGAGGCAGGATCCCGGGCAATTCAACTGCCCCATTTCCAGTTCAAGGTGATGCTGAAGAAACGCAAACAGCAG caagAGAGGCTGGGCCCAGGAACGTACAACATCAGGGATTTTCTGCAGGAGACACAGCCCTCGAGCCTGAGGGGCATCTGTGACACAAGGGAGCAGAGGTTCAGGGAAAGCCAGCGG GactgcttccctgggcctgGCACCTACGGCCCCCAGGGGAACCCCTACGCTCTCCTGGAGGAGAGGGACAAGCGCTCTGCCAGCACACGAGGGCTGATGGACAGCAGGACAGAGAAATGCGTCTTCCAGACAGCCATG GGCAGTGGTTTGGGACCTGGCACCTACTCCCCatggagcagcactgaggagcAGCTGCGACAGGCAGGCAGGCGCATCCCCTGCCAGGTCTTCTCCAGGGACAAGCTGAAGCCTGCAGGTGGCCGGCGGCGCAATGGGGAG GGAGAAGGCACCGAGCTGTACGCTGGCACTGCCAAGGGGTTCCTGGATGAGCTGATGTCAAAGGAGAACAAGAAGAAAGGCTGCTTCAGCACACTGCCACGGAACCCGGGCTGCCCCACAGAGAGGATCTTCTGGGCCACACTCAGCCAGTGCCCGAGGGACGCG TATGCGGTGGGGCCAGGCTCGTACGATCCAAAGCCCGTTGAGAGATCAGCAGTCTTCAACCAGCCCCCGTTCTGGTCATCTGCCAAGAGGTTTGACAGAAAGGCTGAACGCCTCTTCATGGGGAATGAG aatCCTGTGGGTGTGGGCCGCTATAATGTCACCAGGTGTGAAAAATACCCTCGGAAGATCAGATACCAGTCCCTGTACCGGAGTGACACGCAGCGGTACCTGAGCAGCTTGAAGCAGTATGCCTACCTGCT CGAGCGACTAAAGCCTGCTGCGAAAAACAAATGGAGCCATTTGATTTCTGCTCCACGTTGTCCAGATACCTGTGaagaaagcactgctgttttccaaatgTAA
- the LEXM gene encoding lymphocyte expansion molecule isoform X1: MGSQGTALASGWARAEAGSRAIQLPHFQFKVMLKKRKQQQERLGPGTYNIRDFLQETQPSSLRGICDTREQRFRESQRDCFPGPGTYGPQGNPYALLEERDKRSASTRGLMDSRTEKCVFQTAMGSGLGPGTYSPWSSTEEQLRQAGRRIPCQVFSRDKLKPAGGRRRNGEQGEGTELYAGTAKGFLDELMSKENKKKGCFSTLPRNPGCPTERIFWATLSQCPRDAYAVGPGSYDPKPVERSAVFNQPPFWSSAKRFDRKAERLFMGNENPVGVGRYNVTRCEKYPRKIRYQSLYRSDTQRYLSSLKQYAYLLERLKPAAKNKWSHLISAPRCPDTCEESTAVFQM, translated from the exons ATGGGCAGCCAG GGGACAGCACTGGCCTCTGGCTGGGCCAGAGCAGAGGCAGGATCCCGGGCAATTCAACTGCCCCATTTCCAGTTCAAGGTGATGCTGAAGAAACGCAAACAGCAG caagAGAGGCTGGGCCCAGGAACGTACAACATCAGGGATTTTCTGCAGGAGACACAGCCCTCGAGCCTGAGGGGCATCTGTGACACAAGGGAGCAGAGGTTCAGGGAAAGCCAGCGG GactgcttccctgggcctgGCACCTACGGCCCCCAGGGGAACCCCTACGCTCTCCTGGAGGAGAGGGACAAGCGCTCTGCCAGCACACGAGGGCTGATGGACAGCAGGACAGAGAAATGCGTCTTCCAGACAGCCATG GGCAGTGGTTTGGGACCTGGCACCTACTCCCCatggagcagcactgaggagcAGCTGCGACAGGCAGGCAGGCGCATCCCCTGCCAGGTCTTCTCCAGGGACAAGCTGAAGCCTGCAGGTGGCCGGCGGCGCAATGGGGAG CAGGGAGAAGGCACCGAGCTGTACGCTGGCACTGCCAAGGGGTTCCTGGATGAGCTGATGTCAAAGGAGAACAAGAAGAAAGGCTGCTTCAGCACACTGCCACGGAACCCGGGCTGCCCCACAGAGAGGATCTTCTGGGCCACACTCAGCCAGTGCCCGAGGGACGCG TATGCGGTGGGGCCAGGCTCGTACGATCCAAAGCCCGTTGAGAGATCAGCAGTCTTCAACCAGCCCCCGTTCTGGTCATCTGCCAAGAGGTTTGACAGAAAGGCTGAACGCCTCTTCATGGGGAATGAG aatCCTGTGGGTGTGGGCCGCTATAATGTCACCAGGTGTGAAAAATACCCTCGGAAGATCAGATACCAGTCCCTGTACCGGAGTGACACGCAGCGGTACCTGAGCAGCTTGAAGCAGTATGCCTACCTGCT CGAGCGACTAAAGCCTGCTGCGAAAAACAAATGGAGCCATTTGATTTCTGCTCCACGTTGTCCAGATACCTGTGaagaaagcactgctgttttccaaatgTAA
- the DHCR24 gene encoding delta(24)-sterol reductase gives MSAVWSLGAGLLLLLLWVRHRGLEAVLVHHRWIFVCFFLMPLSILFDVYYQLRAWAVRRMHSAPRLHGQRVRHIQEQVRQWKDEGGRRYMCTGRPGWLTVSLRVGKYKKTHKNIMINLMDVLEVDSERQVVRVEPLVTMGQLTAYLNPMGWTIPVVPELDDLTVGGLIMGTGIESSSHIYGLFQHTCVAYELVLADGSLVRCSPIENSDLFYAVPWSCGTLGFLVAAEIKMIPAKKYIKLFYEPVRGLRNICEKFTEESKKKENSFVEGLVYSLEEAVIMTGVLTDEAEPSKINRIGNYYKPWFFKHVEKYLKANKTGIEYIPSRHYYHRHTRSIFWELQDIIPFGNNPVFRYLFGWMVPPKISLLKLTQGEAIRKLYEQHHVVQDMLVPMKSLEKSIQTFHVDLNVYPLWLCPFILPNNPGMVHPKGDETELYVDIGAYGEPKTKQFEARASMRQMEKFVRSVHGFQMLYADCYMTREEFWDMFDGSLYHSLREQMNCKDAFPEVYDKICKAARH, from the exons ATGTCGGCTGTGTGGTCGCTGGGAGcggggctgctcctgctgttgtTGTGGGTGCGGCACCGGGGGCTGGAGGCCGTGCTGGTGCATCACCGTTGGATCTTCGTCTGCTTCTTCCTGATGCCTCTCTCCATCCTTTTCGACGTGTACTACCAGCTCCGCGCCTGGGCCGTGCGGCGGATGCACAGCGCTCCGCGGCTGCACGGACAGCGCGTCCGGCACATCCAGGAGCAG GTGCGGCAGTGGAAGGATGAAGGTGGTAGGAGATACATGTGCACCGGTCGGCCCGGCTGGCTGACGGTGTCACTGCGCGTTGGGAAGTATAAGAAGACCCATAAGAACATCATGATCAACCTGATGGATGTTCTGGAAGTAGACAGTGAGAGACAG GTTGTTCGCGTGGAACCTTTGGTCACCATGGGCCAGCTGACTGCATATCTGAATCCTATGGGATGGACTATTCCTGTGGTGCCAGAGCTTGATGACCTTACTGTAG GTGGTCTGATCATGGGAACGGGCATTGAGTCTTCATCCCATATCTATGGGCTTTTCCAACATACCTGCGTGGCCTACGAACTGGTCCTTGCTGATGGAAGCCTTGTGAGATGTTCACCA ATTGAAAACTCAGACCTGTTTTACGCAGTGCCTTGGTCTTGTGGTACTCTGGGTTTCCTGGttgcagcagaaataaaaatgattccTGCCAAGAAATACATCAAATTATTCTATGAGCCTGTACGAGGACTGAGGAATATTTGTGAGAAGTTTACTGAGGAATCtaagaaaaaggagaacagTTTTGTGGAAGGACTTGTGTATTCTTTGGAGGAAGCTGTCATCATGACAGGAGTCTTGACTGATGAAGCTGAGCCAAGCAAG ATAAACAGAATTGGCAACTACTACAAGCCGTGGTTCTTCAAGCACGTGGAGAAGTATTTGAAAGCCAATAAGACTGGAATTGAGTACATCCCCTCGAGACATTATTACCACAGACATACACGTAGTATTTTCTGGGAACTCCAG GATATCATTCCTTTTGGCAATAACCCTGTTTTCCGCTACCTCTTTGGCTGGATGGTTCCACCCAAAATCTCTCTGTTAAAACTCACCCAAGGAGAAGCTATTCGAAAGCTGTATGAGCAACATCATGTTGTGCAAGACATGCTGGTCCCAATGAAAAGCCTTGAAAAATCCATCCAAACCTTCCACGTTGACCTTAAT GTATACCCTCTTTGGTTATGTCCTTTCATACTGCCCAATAATCCTGGTATGGTCCATCCCAAAGGGGATGAAACAGAACTCTACGTGGATATTGGAGCTTATGGAGagcccaaaacaaaacaatttgaaGCCAGGGCTTCCATGAGGCAAATGGAAAAGTTTGTGAGAAGCGTGCATGG tttccaGATGCTGTATGCAGATTGCTACATGACCCGTGAGGAGTTCTGGGATATGTTTGATGGTTCGTTATACCACAGTCTGAGGGAGCAAATGAATTGCAAGGATGCCTTTCCAGAAGTGTACGACAAAATCTGCAAGGCTGCCAGGCACTGA